GATGGGGACCTGTTCATCGTTGTTGCGGTAGGACTGGCCCAGCGCCCAGAGCAGTTCGGTGGCGCGTTCGGGGGGGAGCGTATTGATCCGCCGGACGGCGGCTTTGCGTACGGACTGCTCATCGGGCGCGTGGCTGTACACGTATTGCAGCCCGCTTTCGAACACCTGCGGGTCGGGGCTGTCGAGCTTCTGGAGCTGCTGGTGCCGGATGAGGCGCTGGCCGACGATGTAGGAGAGCGGGAGGGCGATGACGAACACGGCCGCGAGGGTGATCGCGTGGCGCACGAGGAGGGGGAGGCGTCGTTTGGGTTTTCGGCTGTTCGTGGTGTGGGTTGTGGCCATGAAAAAACCCCGCGGGTGCGGGGTATTGTAAGGCACGGTTGTGTTCGGGATGCATGTTTTGAATAGCCGCGTTGCTACGCAACACCGGGGCGGGACCGGCATCGTGTAGCGATGCGGCTATGGGGGAGGTCGCTGTATGCTGTCACGCGCAACGGTCAAGTTTCATCCGCACACAGCAGCCCTGCGGACAGGGCAGTTGTGTGGCACCCGATCGTTGGTATCGCTTGGTGGGTATCGCTCGCGGACTCGCTCCACCCACCCTACGAATCAGCCCTTGTTCCAGAACTGGCTGCCGTAGATGGCGTTGTCGCCGAGCTCTTCGGCGATGCGGATGAGCTGGTTGTACTTGGCGTTGCGGTCGGAGCGGCAGGGCGCGCCGGTCTTGATCTGGCCGCAGTTGGTGGCGACGGCGAGGTCGGCGATTGTTGCGTCCTCGGTTTCGCCCGAACGGTGGCTGAGCACGGCCGAGTACCCGTTACGCATCGCGAGGCCGACGGCGTCGAAGGTTTCGCTGAGCGTGCCGATCTGGTTGACCTTGACGAGGATCGAGTTGGCCGCGCCCATGTCGATGCCTTTTTGCAGGAACTTCTTATTGGTGACGAAGAGGTCGTCGCCGACGAGCTGGACGGTGTCGCCGACCTTGTCGGTCAGCGTCTTCCAGCCGGCCCAGTCGTTCTCGGCGAGGCCATCCTCGATCGAGCGGATCGGGTACTTCTTGCACCAGTCGGCCCAGAGCGAGGCGAGGTCGTCGCTGCTCATGATCTCCTGCGTCGAGCTGAAGAACTTGTAGCCCTCCTTGCCGTCCTTCTCGGCCTCGTTCCAAAGCTCGCTGGTCGCGGGGTCGAGGGCGACGAACATCTGCTCGCCCCAGGCGTAGCCGGCCTTGTCGACGGCCTGCTCGATGACCTTGAGCGCGTCTTCGTTGCTCTTGAGGTTGGGCGCGAAGCCGCCCTCATCGCCGACGGCGGTGGACATGTTCTGGTCGTGGAGGACGCCCTTGAGTGCGTGGTAGACCTCGACGCCGGCGCGGAGCGCGTCGCCGAAGTCGTCGAAGCCCCAGGGCTGGATCATGAACTCCTGGAAGTCGACGGTGTTGTCGGCGTGCTTACCGCCGTTGAGGATGTTGAGCATCGGGACGGGGAGGACCTTCGCGCCCGACCCGCCGAGGTAGCGGTAGAGCGGGAGGCCGCAGGCCTCGGCGGCGGCGTGCGCGACGGCCATAGAGACGCCGAGCATGGCGTTGGCGCCGAGGTTGGATTTGTTTTCGGTGCCGTCGAGGTCGATCATCAGCGCGTCGAGGCCTTCCTGGTCGCGTGCGTCCTCGCCGATGAGTTCGCCGGCGATCGGGCCGTTGACGTTTTCGACGGCCTGGTGGACGGACTTACCGAGGTAGTGCGACTTGTCGCCGTCGCGGAGCTCGACGGCTTCGTTCTCGCCGGTCGATGCGCCTGAGGGGACCAGCGCGCGGCCGACGGTGCCGTCGAACAGGCCGACTTCGACTTCGATGGTGGGGTTGCCGCGGGAGTCGAGGACCTGTCGGCCGTGGACGTAGTCGATTGCAAAGCTCATGGTGATTTGTCGGGTTTGGGGTGTCGGGTCTGGGGTTCCGTGCGGAGCGGTGAAACGATGAGTTTAGCAGAATCGGGGTTTCATCGAAGCCCACCCATTGCATCGGTGGGGACCCACGGATGCAATCCGTGGGCTTCGCGCAGGAAAAAGCACGGGCACCTTGCGGTACCCGTGCTTGTGAAGGTCGTGGGTTTTGCGTGGCCGGCTTAGAAGCTGCGGCGCACCGTGACGGACCTGCCGACGCGGCGTTTGCGGTTGATGAGTTTGCGGCCGGCCTTGGAGCGCATCCGGGCGCGGAAGCCGAACTTGCGGGCACGCTTGATCAGGGAGCGGCGCTTGGGGTAATGGGTCGACATGGCTTAGGTTCCTGTATCACACGGGGGCCGTCCGGGCCGCCGTTTTACTCTTCGATGCTGACGATCACCTGCCGGTAGGCGGTGTTCCCGCGGGCGTCGATGACGCGCAGAGCGACCACATGGTCGCCCGGGGAAAGATCGGAGATTGTAACGCTCCAGGGCTCGCTTGTCGAGTCGTAGATCAGGTCCGTGGGGAGGGAGGCGGCGTATTCATCGCTGCCGTCCAGGGCGTAGCCGATCGACCGGATGCCGGAGAGGGCGTCGCTGGCGGTGGCGGTGAGGGTGACGGTATCGCCCTGGACTTGGGCTTCGAGCTCGCCCAGGGCCGGGGGGGTGTTATCGACGAGGACGGCGTCGCTGACGCGTCGGCCGGTCATGGCCATATCGCCGGGGTTATCCAGCCGGTCGTCGGCGGTGACGCGGAGGGTGTACCAGCCGTCGGGGACGTGCTGGGTGGCCCACTCGTAGCTCGTGCCCGTGAGGTCCTGGGCCAGCGGGAGGTAGCGGTCGGCCCCGGCGGGCTTGATCTCAAGGTTGTAGACGACGCGGTCGCCGTTGTCGTCGGTGGCCTGCCAGTTGGCGGTGAGCTTGGGGTTGGGGTCGCTGCCGGGTGCGCCGGGGGCGGGGGTGGTGATGGTGAGTGCGGCGACCTGCGGGGGCATGTTGGGGGCGACGTAGGCGAGATCGACCTGGTCGACGACCGGGGTCGCGGTGCCCGTGCCGGTGAGGGTGAGCCGGTACTGGAGGTAGCGGGCCGGAGCGTTGTCGGCCTTGATCTCGCGGGGCTGGAGGGCGTGGGCGTCGGCGTCATGCTGGAGTGTGCCGGCGTTCTGCCACTGGGACCAGGCGGCGAGCTCGGGGTCGCCGACGTTGCCCGTTCGGGTCTCGACGCGGACGGCGCAGCCGGCGGGGATGTCGGCGGTGAGCTTGAGCGTGCCGAACATGCTGACCTGGCCGGCGTCGAGGATGTTGCTGGTGAATTGGCCCGACTCGGCGAGCTGGTCGCCCAGCAGGGTGAGCGAGGCGGGGGCCGCGCCGCCGACGAGGATGCCGCCTTCGGTGACGGCGAGCGCGGGGGCGAGTTGGCTGTCGAGGTCGGCGAGGACGGTGGTCTCGCGGAGGTCGGGGTCGATGCGGAAGACCTGGCCCTCGTTGCCGGTGGCGACGATGAGGTCGCCTTCGGGCGTGGGGGCGATGGCGAGGATCATGGCGGACTCGCGGAAGACCTCGCTGACGAAGCCCTGCGGGTCGATGCGGTAGACGGCGTTGCCGGGCTTGTTGCCGCCCGAGGGCGCGGCGGGGCGGGCGCGGGAGGGGCGGTTGTCGGCGGCGGCGCCGGCGTTGTTGTTGCCGCCGCCTGCGTCGAGGCCGCCGCCGAGTTCGCCCGACTCGCGGGCGACGCGGAGGCGTTCGCGCAGGGCCTCACGCAGGCGGTCGTAGTCCTCGGGGGTGGGCTCGGCGGGCGCTTCTTCAACGGGCTCTGCTTCGGGCTCTTCTTCGGGCTGGGCTTGCGGGGCGGGCTCGGGTTCGGGCTGTGGCTCCGCCTCGGGCTCGGCGGGCTCCTCGGGTCGGCCGTTCTCCTGCGCGTTGGCGGCGGCGAGCCGGCCTGGCCGGGCCTGGTCGGCCGCGGCGGTGCCGGCGTAGACCGTGCCGTCGTCCATCACGACCAGCGCGCCGATCTCCGCCTCGGGGGCGTCGTAGAGGACGAAGGGTTCCCAAGTCGCTGAGTCGGCGTCGATCTCGGTCAGGCGGTAGACGAGCCCATCGGTATCCGTGCCGGCGTAGATCGCCCCGTCAGGCCCCATCGCGAGGGTGAGGATGTTGGATTGCGTCGCTTCGAGGATGACGCTGATGGCTTCGCCCCGCGCGACGTTGCCGTTGGGGTCGTTCATCGTCATCAACACCTTGCCTTCGGGCCCGGTGGCCGCGAAGACCATCAGCCCGGCCGTGAGCGTGTCCCAGATGTATCGCACGCCTTCAAACTCGGCGATGGTCCGCAGATCGCCGTCGCCACCCAGCACCGCCAGCCGGCTGTTCTCGCCACTGATCGCCACCATCAGTCCACCGTTGACTTCGTCGAGTGCAAAGACCTGCTCGTCGTCGCTCAGTTCTGCGACGACCTCAACCGTGTCGCCCTGCAACTTCAGGACTTTCGCCTCGGGCCCGACCGAGACATAGTTCGCGTTGCCGATCGTCACGATGTCGTGGATGTGCGTCACGCCCTCGGGCAGCCCGTCGATCGTGGTCGTCTGCGACGACAGCCGGATGTCGCCGAGATTGGTGACGACGGTGCCAAACGGGTCGCCGCCGGCGAAGTCGGCTTCGCTGGTGTGGGACCACTGCTGGGGCTGGATCGCGAACGTGGCCGAGCAGACCGCCAGCGGGGCGAGCGCGGCGGCGAGGAGGAGGTGGGTTGTTTTGATGCGGTGTTTCATGGCGGGGTTTCTGCCTCTCGTTTTCTTCCGGTAGGACAGGCATTCCGGCCTGTCACAGGCCGAAGGCCTGATGTCTTGGGTTGTTTGTTTCGGCTGCGCCGAATGACAGGCGGGACGTCTATCCCACCGTGGGTATAACAGGCAGGAACGCCTGTCCTGCTTATGCGTCATCTTGCCCCAACTGGCTGCTTGACTTGCAGACGCACGTTCGCGCTGCCGACGATGACACGCTGCATCGGGATCGTTTCGGTATGGAACTGCTGGATCGGTTGGGTTTGCGTCGCGCCGGCCGAGAGGATCGCGGCGCGGCTGCCGGGGAGGGCGGGCATGTCGTTACCGTCGATCGAGACACCGGTCGTAACCGAGGGCACCGCGACGTAGATCGCGCGGGGCGAGAAGCCGTTGATCACCTTGAGCGCCGCGAGTAGGTCATCGACCGACTCGATGTCCGCAAGCCCCGGCTGCATCGCCAGGGCCAGCG
The sequence above is a segment of the Phycisphaeraceae bacterium D3-23 genome. Coding sequences within it:
- the eno gene encoding phosphopyruvate hydratase; this encodes MSFAIDYVHGRQVLDSRGNPTIEVEVGLFDGTVGRALVPSGASTGENEAVELRDGDKSHYLGKSVHQAVENVNGPIAGELIGEDARDQEGLDALMIDLDGTENKSNLGANAMLGVSMAVAHAAAEACGLPLYRYLGGSGAKVLPVPMLNILNGGKHADNTVDFQEFMIQPWGFDDFGDALRAGVEVYHALKGVLHDQNMSTAVGDEGGFAPNLKSNEDALKVIEQAVDKAGYAWGEQMFVALDPATSELWNEAEKDGKEGYKFFSSTQEIMSSDDLASLWADWCKKYPIRSIEDGLAENDWAGWKTLTDKVGDTVQLVGDDLFVTNKKFLQKGIDMGAANSILVKVNQIGTLSETFDAVGLAMRNGYSAVLSHRSGETEDATIADLAVATNCGQIKTGAPCRSDRNAKYNQLIRIAEELGDNAIYGSQFWNKG
- a CDS encoding bL34 family ribosomal protein, yielding MSTHYPKRRSLIKRARKFGFRARMRSKAGRKLINRKRRVGRSVTVRRSF
- a CDS encoding Ig-like domain-containing protein, whose amino-acid sequence is MKHRIKTTHLLLAAALAPLAVCSATFAIQPQQWSHTSEADFAGGDPFGTVVTNLGDIRLSSQTTTIDGLPEGVTHIHDIVTIGNANYVSVGPEAKVLKLQGDTVEVVAELSDDEQVFALDEVNGGLMVAISGENSRLAVLGGDGDLRTIAEFEGVRYIWDTLTAGLMVFAATGPEGKVLMTMNDPNGNVARGEAISVILEATQSNILTLAMGPDGAIYAGTDTDGLVYRLTEIDADSATWEPFVLYDAPEAEIGALVVMDDGTVYAGTAAADQARPGRLAAANAQENGRPEEPAEPEAEPQPEPEPAPQAQPEEEPEAEPVEEAPAEPTPEDYDRLREALRERLRVARESGELGGGLDAGGGNNNAGAAADNRPSRARPAAPSGGNKPGNAVYRIDPQGFVSEVFRESAMILAIAPTPEGDLIVATGNEGQVFRIDPDLRETTVLADLDSQLAPALAVTEGGILVGGAAPASLTLLGDQLAESGQFTSNILDAGQVSMFGTLKLTADIPAGCAVRVETRTGNVGDPELAAWSQWQNAGTLQHDADAHALQPREIKADNAPARYLQYRLTLTGTGTATPVVDQVDLAYVAPNMPPQVAALTITTPAPGAPGSDPNPKLTANWQATDDNGDRVVYNLEIKPAGADRYLPLAQDLTGTSYEWATQHVPDGWYTLRVTADDRLDNPGDMAMTGRRVSDAVLVDNTPPALGELEAQVQGDTVTLTATASDALSGIRSIGYALDGSDEYAASLPTDLIYDSTSEPWSVTISDLSPGDHVVALRVIDARGNTAYRQVIVSIEE